From one Plasmodium malariae genome assembly, chromosome: 12 genomic stretch:
- the PmUG01_12018700 gene encoding nuclear import protein MOG1, putative, with the protein MEEKLYENHFFDKYIKMNIPDNYLDASKYRLIPDNQEVYVHKFDNKCFIIEVVCYQNIDNNEKGEFYFYDLAKENCSIENMIIVNNSCLPHSQRNYILIVGRQKIKKQNSDIYENILLYICIFSFKEYNADILITWNIPKEDLDIHPELNIFNEMIQSFRILDYSLFV; encoded by the coding sequence atggaaGAGAAATTATATGAGAAtcatttttttgataaatacattaaaatgaatattccTGACAACTACTTGGATGCATCAAAGTACAGGTTAATACCGGATAACCAAGAAGTGTACGTTCACAAATTTGATAacaaatgttttattattgaaGTTGTATGTTACcaaaatatagataataatGAGAAGGgggaattttatttttatgatttagCAAAAGAAAACTGTAGTATTGAAAACATGATTATTGTAAATAATAGTTGCTTACCTCATTCacaaagaaattatattttaattgtaggtagacaaaaaataaaaaaacaaaattcaGATATATACGAAAacattttactatatatttgtatattttcctttaaagaatataacgctgatatattaattacatGGAATATACCAAAAGAAGACTTGGATATTCATCCCGAGTTGaacatatttaatgaaatgaTACAATCTTTTAGGATTCTTGATTACAGCTTATTTGTTTGA
- the SEC61 gene encoding protein transport protein SEC61 subunit alpha, putative — MVRFLNLIKPVMFLLPEVQSSDRKLPFKEKLLWTAVSLFVFLICCQIPLYGIVTSKSSDPFYWMRVILASNRGTLMELGISPIVTSGMVMQLLAGSKIIDVDQSLKEDRTLFQGAQKLLGLLITLGEAIAYVISGIYGNLSEIGTGHAIIIILQLFFAGVVVILLDELLQKGYGLGSGISLFIATNICETIMWKSFSPTTINTDKGIEFEGAIISLIYCLFTESNKISALKKAFYRTHAPNVTNLLATILVFLIVIYLQGFRVDLSVKYQSVRGQQGTYPIKLFYTSNIPIILQTALVSNLYFFSQILYKRFKNSILVNILGQWQEVESSGTSIPIGGIAYYISPPNSFADITNDPFHTLVYISFVLVACAFFSKTWIEVSGSSAKDVAKQLRDQQIGMRGFRDTPTSLTRVFNRYIPTAAAFGGMCIGALTILADFLGALGSGTGILLAVTIIYQFYEMLLKEQEKATSLF; from the exons ATGG TGAGATTCCTAAACTTGATAAAGCCTGTTATGTTTTTACTGCCTGAAGTGCAGTCGTCAGATAGAAAACTACCATTTAAGGAAAAGTTATTGTGGACAGCTGTGTCtttgtttgtatttttaatatgctGCCAAATACCGTTATATGGGATTGTTACGAGTAAGTCTAGTGATCCGTTTTATTGGATGCGGGTAATTTTAGCATCGAATAGAGGAACGTTAATGGAATTAGGTATATCACCAATAGTTACAAGTGGTATGGTTATGCAGTTATTAGCAGGATCTAAAATTATAGATGTGGATCAAAGTTTAAAAGAAGATAGAACATTATTTCAAGGTGCTCAGAAATTATTAGGTTTGCTAATAACATTAGGGGAAGCTATTGCTTATGTTATTAGTGGTATATATGGGAATTTATCAGAAATAGGAACAGGTCATgcaattataattattcttcAGTTATTTTTTGCTGGAGTagttgttatattattagatGAATTATTACAGAAAGGATATGGTTTAGGATCTGGTATATCGTTATTTATTGCAACAAATATATGTGAAACAATTATGTGGAAATCTTTTAGTCCAACAACTATTAATACAGATAAAGGAATAGAATTTGAAGGGGCtattatatctttaatatattgCTTATTTACAGAATCGAATAAAATATCAGCTTTAAAAAAAGCTTTTTATAGAACACATGCACCTAATGTTACTAATTTACTAGCAAccattttagtttttttaatagtaatatatttacaaggTTTTAGAGTAGATTTATCAGTCAAATATCAAAGCGTAAGAGGACAACAAGGAACCTATcctattaaattattttacactAGTAATATTccaataatattacaaacaGCTTTAGtttctaatttatattttttttctcaaatattatataaaagatttaaaaatagtatacTAGTTAATATATTAGGTCAATGGCAAGAGGTAGAATCTAGTGGTACATCTATACCAATTGGTGGAATagcatattatatatctccACCAAATTCTTTTGCTGACATAACAAATGACCCTTTTCATACATTAGTGTACATATCTTTTGTTCTAGTTGCATgtgcatttttttcaaaaacatGGATAGAGGTGTCTGGTAGTTCAGCCAAAGATGTAGCAAAACAGTTAAGAGATCAACAAATTGGTATGAGAGGGTTTAGAGATACACCCACTTCGTTAACTCGTGTCTTTAACAGATACATTCCCACCGCAGCTGCTTTCGGTGGTATGTGTATTGGTGCCTTAACAATTTTAGCTGACTTTCTAGGTGCTTTAGGTAGTGGTACAGGTATTCTACTGGCAGTTACAATTATCTACCAGTTTTATGAAATGCTCTTGAAGGAACAAGAAAAAGCAACGTCATTATTTTAA
- the ALBA2 gene encoding DNA/RNA-binding protein Alba 2, putative encodes MPGSTKSDTKLENEIRVSYKSDALDYVYKAIVLFETNDEVILSGVGKAISSVVNVAEMVKRRAKGLHQFTKLYEKEHTIKRGDNSGLKKNSKSEDKKSDDEEEVDEENEKNKDSSNRIIEYSTTVPCMKIILTKNEDKIDKNEIGYQKPLDDKDVNVMTPDQILKEKSYRRRYRRGRGGDRYRTNYRRPYYETSMWNNRRYEKRN; translated from the exons ATGCCTGGTAGCACAAAAAGCGACACAAAATTAGAAAACGAGATAAGAGTAAGTTATAAGAGTGATGCTTTAGATTACGTCTATAAAGCAATCGTTCTTTTTGAAACAAACGATGAAGTAATTTTATCGGGGGTAGGTAAAGCCATTAGCTCAGTTGTTAATGTTGCTGAAATGGTCAAGAGGAGGGCAAAAGGATTACACCAGTTTACCAAACTTTATGAAAAAGAACATACAATTAAAAG agGGGATAATAGCggattaaagaaaaattcaaAGAGCGAAGATAAAAAATCGGACGATGAAGAAGAAGTGgatgaagaaaatgaaaaaaataaagattcaTCAAATAGAATAATTGAATATAGTACTACTGTTCCatgtatgaaaataattttaacaaaaaatgaagacaaaattgataaaaatgaaataggTTACCAAAAACCATTAGATGATAAGGATGTAAATGTTATGACACCAGATCAAATATTAAAGGAAAAGTCTTACAGGAGGAGAT ATAGAAGAGGTAGAGGAGGAGACAGATATAGAACCAATTATCGCAGACCATATTATGAAACTTCCATGTGGAATAATAGGagatatgaaaaaagaaattaa